The sequence TGTATGGCCTAGGCGTGTTCCTCACTAAACAATTTTTTGACCAAATTCCTGACAGTTTGCGGGAAGCAGCCTCCATCGACGGCGCTAGTGAATTCAGAACATTTTTTCAAGTTTACGCGCCATTGGCCGGCCCGATTACAGCGACACTCATCATCTTGTCGTTTATGGGCAACTGGAATGAGTTTGTATGGCCGCTCGTTGTCTTAAACTCGGAACAGCTCCAGACGATTCCACTCTTTCTCGCCAGCTTTTCGTTAGAAAACGGAACGGCATTAGCCGGAATGACGATGGCGCTGGCAACGATAAGCGTCGTGCCCATTATTATCGTATTTGTTTGTTTGCAGCGCTATATTATCCAAAGCATTGCCCTTAGCGGCTTAAAAGAATAGGGGGACTGCAAAAATGAAGCGATTGAGTACACTTGTGGCAGCCTGTTCGTTGGTGATGCTCACCAGTTGTGCGCCGCAAACGGAAACAGAAAACGCCCCGAGTGAAAACGCAGACTTGACCGTCGCGATGATTGGCGATTTTAAGATGCAAGATACAACAGACCCGATTACAGGCCAAAAAGCGACCGGTTTCCATGCTGCAAAAGCAGAATTTGAACGGCTTCATCCAGGCGTTACGATTGAATTCATCATGATGCCATGGAGCAACTATGTCGCCAATACACAAGCAATGATTGCCGGGAGCCAGGCCGACGTCTACCAAATGCCAGGCGTCAACGATTTTGCCGCCCAAGGTTTGGTAGAACCACTCGAGCCATTCATTGAAGAAGACGACGATTTTGATTTAGGCGTCTATAACGACAACTTGGTCGAAGGCTGGAAAGTATTTGGTCCAGACGATGACACACCACAAATTTACTCCCTGCCAGTACTTGGGGACGGCCGTTTCATCCAATACGACAAGCTATTGTTTGAACAATGGGGCGTTGAGCCACTCTCCGATTACCCGACAGTGGAAGAAGTGATCGACAAAGCGAAGCAAATGACAGGCGAAAATCCAGTCACAGGTGAACAAAACTACGGCATTTACTTTCCCGGCACAAACGACACTGCTTTAACGCTCGCCAATCTTATGGAAGGCTTTGGCGGCGAATGGGGCACAGGCCAACGCTGGGAAGACATTGAGCTGCACTTCGACTCGCCCGAAATGAAACAGGCGCTCGAAGCGATGGTTGAGCTCGCCGACTACATGCCAAAAAGCTTTATTAACGGCCAAGGCAATGAACGCTGGCTGACGCCTAGCAACAATATCGCCATTGGCATCAACCAAGGAAACGGCAACTTAAAAACAATTTACGCTCAAAGTTTGCAAGACCGCTTCCCGATTGTGCAAAACTTTAAAAATGAAAACGGCGTCGGTGGCATGTTCTCCGGCAGCCCGCTCGCAATCGGAAAAACGAGCAAAAACAAAGACCTGGCCTGGGAATTCATTAAATTCAGCGCAAGCGAGT is a genomic window of Shouchella clausii containing:
- a CDS encoding ABC transporter substrate-binding protein: MKRLSTLVAACSLVMLTSCAPQTETENAPSENADLTVAMIGDFKMQDTTDPITGQKATGFHAAKAEFERLHPGVTIEFIMMPWSNYVANTQAMIAGSQADVYQMPGVNDFAAQGLVEPLEPFIEEDDDFDLGVYNDNLVEGWKVFGPDDDTPQIYSLPVLGDGRFIQYDKLLFEQWGVEPLSDYPTVEEVIDKAKQMTGENPVTGEQNYGIYFPGTNDTALTLANLMEGFGGEWGTGQRWEDIELHFDSPEMKQALEAMVELADYMPKSFINGQGNERWLTPSNNIAIGINQGNGNLKTIYAQSLQDRFPIVQNFKNENGVGGMFSGSPLAIGKTSKNKDLAWEFIKFSASEYFQRFLWEEWGSTPVIKQATEWESIQEMELMEPVIEAMSNAVTPRYPWASSQPRYILQAKTEGALTGTMSVEQALEEAQRESMEWIGGR